In Mus musculus strain C57BL/6J chromosome 14, GRCm38.p6 C57BL/6J, the following are encoded in one genomic region:
- the Arl11 gene encoding ADP-ribosylation factor-like protein 11 isoform X1 codes for MGSVNSRGHKAEAQVVMMGLDSAGKTTILYKLKGNQLVDTLPTVGFNVEPLEAPGHVSLTLWDIGGQTQLRATWKDYLEGIDLLVYVLDSTDEARLPEAVAELKEVLEDPNMAGVPFLVLANKQEAPGALPLLEIRNRLGLEGFQKHCWELRACSALTGQGLQEALQSLLHLLKSR; via the coding sequence ATGGGCTCTGTGAATTCCAGAGGTCACAAGGCAGAGGCCCAGGTGGTAATGATGGGCCTCGACTCTGCTGGCAAGACCACAATTCTGTACAAACTGAAAGGAAACCAGCTGGTGGACACCCTACCCACTGTTGGTTTTAATGTAGAGCCTCTTGAGGCTCCTGGACATGTGTCACTGACTCTCTGGGACATTGGGGGACAGACCCAGCTCAGAGCTACCTGGAAGGACTACCTGGAAGGCATCGACCTCCTTGTGTACGTGCTGGACAGCACAGATGAAGCCCGCTTGCCTGAGGCAGTGGCTGAGCTCAAGGAAGTCCTGGAAGACCCCAACATGGCCGGCGTCCCCTTCTTGGTACTGGCCAACAAGCAGGAGGCTCCTGGTGCTCTGCCGTTGCTTGAAATCAGAAACAGGCTGGGCCTGGAAGGGTTCCAAAAGCATTGCTGGGAGCTGCGGGCTTGCAGCGCTCTCACAGGACAGGGGCTGCAGGAAGCCCTGCAGAGCCTGCTGCATTTGCTGAAGTCCCGCTGA